One Kushneria konosiri genomic window, CGCATGAATACCATCATGAGATGGTCCATGTCTTCAAACATTTCCTGACTGAAATTGCTCTCTGCAAAGTCGGGTGCCTTGCCCTGCATGAAGTCGTAGGCATCGTCCCAGCTGGCCCAGTCGCGGGTATCTCCCCCCAGATTGTCCAGATCGTCCTTTAACGCACTCTCGACTCGCCCCATCTCCAGAGCTACATAGTCGTTTTCGCGCGCGAGCAGCTTGGGATAAACCAGAAAATGTGCAATTCCCCACAGCGCCAGCAGAGCGAGGCATGCCACCAGCACAATGGACAATAAAAAACGAAATCGTAATGAATGCATGCCGTCGGCGTTCCATGGCGACCTGACTTCGCCCGTAGCTTTCAAGGGGCAGATTCGTCAGCGTAAGGATATATCGGCGCCGCATTTGATTTATGAAGGTGTGAGACGTTTCAGGGAGGGAAGAAATGACGGGGGCGAAAGAGACAGAAAAACGCCAGCCTTCAGGAGGCTGGCGTTGGGAGAAGCACAGTAAACGTCGCGATCAGCTCACGCGGCTTCCCGGCTTCGCACCGCTGTCGGGTGAGAGCAGGTAAATGCCATCGTCGTCGCCGGCGGCAAGCACCATGCCTTCCGACAGACCAAAGCGCATCTTGCGCGGGGCCAGATTGGCGATCATGACGGTCAGCCGCCCTTCAAGCGCCTCGGGGGCGTACTGAGCGCGAATGCCGGAAAAGACCGTGCGGGTCTCATTGCCGATATCGAGCGTCAGCTTCAAAAGCTTTTTGGCCCCCTCGACGTATTCGGCCTGTTCGATTCGAGCAATGCGCAGATCGACTTTTGCGAAATCATCGATCGCGATTTCCGGCGCGATGGGCTCGAGATCGGCAGTCGCTGAATCCGCCGCAACATCGCCCGGTGCGCTGGTCGCCTCCCCCTGGGCGGCTTTCGCATCGTCCTTGAGCTTTTTCTCGACGGCGAGATCCTCCTTTGAGGCTTCGATCATCTGATCGATCCTGTCGCTCTCGACGCGCGTCATCAACGGCTTGAATTTCTCGATCGCATGATCGGTCAGCACCGTGGTACGGCTGGCCCAGTTGAGGGTGTCGAGATTGAGGAAGCTGCGCGCGCCTTCGGCAAGCGTTGGCACGATGGGGGCCAGATAGACCACCAGCTGGCGGAAGAGGTTGATGCCCACCGAGCAGATATCCAGCACCTCCTGCTCGCGGCCTTCTTCCTTCGCCAGCGCCCAGGGCGCCTTCTCGGCGATATAGCCGTTGGCATCATCGGCGAGCGCCATGATGCGACGTACCGCACGGGCAAATTCGCGCGCCTCGAAATCGGCGGCGATCGCCTCGCCTTCATCGATGAAGCGCTGCACCAGTTCGGGCTCGGCGCAGGTGGCGGAAAGGCGCCCACCGGATTTTTTTACAAAGCCCGCACAGCGGCTGGCGATGTTGACCACCTTGCCAACCAGGTCCGAATTGACGCGGGCGGCGAAGTCCTCAAGGTTCAAGTCGAGATCATCAACGCCTGCAGTCAGCTTGGCCGCGAAGTAATAGCGCAGATACTCGGGATTGAGGAACTGCTCATAGGTCTCGGCCTTGATGAAGGTGCCGCGGGATTTCGACATCTTCGCGCCGTTGACCGTCACGAACCCATGGCAGTTGACCCCGGTGGGCGTGCGAAGGTTGGCGCCTTCCAGCATCGCCGGCCAGAACAGCGCATGGAAATAGACGATGTCCTTGCCGATGAAGTGATACAGCTCGGCGGTGCTGTCCTTTTTCCAGTAGTGGTCAAAGTCGATGCCTTCACGCTCGCAGAGCTGCTGAAAGCTCGCCATATAACCGATCGGCGCATCCACCCAGACATAGAAATACTTGCCCGGTGCGTCAGGGATTTCAAAGCCGAAGTAGGGCGCGTCGCGGGAGATGTCCCAGTCGTTGAGGCCGGCTTCGAACCACTCCTGCAGCTTGTTGGAGATCTGCGGCTGCAGACGATCGGAGCGCGTCCATTCCTTCAGAAACGGCTCGAACTTGGGCAATTCAAAAAAGTAGTGGGTCGAGCTCTTGACCACCGGTGTGGCCCCAGAGACGGCCGAGACCGGGTTGAGCAGTTCGGCCGGGGTGTAGGTGGCACCGCATGCCTCGCAATTGTCGCCATACTGATCGTCCGTGTGGCACTTGGGGCAGGTGCCCTTGACGAAGCGGTCGGCCAGAAACATGCCGCGCTCGGGGTCATACATCTGCTCGACGTCGCGGGTGGCGATGAAGCCACCGTCACGCAGGGCGCGATAGATGCGCTCGCTGTGGACGCGGTTCTCTTCCGAGTGGGTCGAGTAGTAGTTGTCAAAGGCCACGCCAAAGCGGGCGAAATCGGCCTGGTGCTCGGCGTTGACCCGGTCGATCAGCTGTTGGGAAGTAATGCCTTCCTGCTCGGCGCGCAGCATGATGGCAGTGCCATGGGCGTCATCGGCGCAGACGTAGTGGCACTCATGGCCGCGGCTTTTCTGAAAGCGCACCCAGATATCGGTCTGAATGTATTCCAGCAAATGGCCCAGATGGATCGAGCCGTTGGCATAGGGCAGGGCACTGGTGACCAGAATCTGGCGCTTGGCGTTGTTCGACATGGTGGCTGGAAGATTCCCGTGACGAACCCGCGGGCGCCGGTATCGACTGCGCCCAGGGGTGGATAGACTGTAAACTCGACCGGCGATTGTAGCATCGATCATTGGAGGCGTTGAGCGTGACACCTGCACAGTGGCGGTTTTTCAAGCGTTATCGTGAGACCTGCGTTTCTGATGAGCGATCACGTGAAAGTGGCGTGATTGCAGAAGCGTTCGGTGATACCCCTGAGTTGATCGATGAATGTGCTCGTTTGGTCAACGCCGGGATCAAGCGGGCCAGTTGCGGTTTGAAGGTGTCGTATTTGGCTGCCAATGAGCGGCTGCCGACAGTCGGGCAACTGACCGTCGTACTGGACAGTCTTGAGGCGCCGGTATGCATCGTTGCGCTGACGTCTGTCACCACCTGTCGATTCGATGAGGTGACGCCGGCCTTCGCTGCCCTTGAAGGCGAGGGGGATGGCACCTACGCCTGGTGGCATCGTGAGCATGTCCGTTTTTTTCAACACGAGGCGGCAGGGCTGGGTGTCGAGTTTACTGATGCCTCCGAGCTGGTGCTCGAGCGCTTCGAGAAGGTATTCCCATGACGCGCTGCACATCAAGACCCGCGACACGAGGCCAGCGCATCGGTCTTGCCGTTGTCTTCAGCTGGTTCTGTCTTGGCGGCATCGCCCACTTTGTCTGGCCGGCAGCGTTTGCCTCGATCATCCCGCCGGCGTTGCCTTTCAAAATGCCGGCGGTCTTCATCACGGGTGCTTTTGAACTGCTCGGGGCCTTCGGCATCCTGCTGCCGCGCTTTCGCCGAGCCGCCGGTATCGGGTTGATCGCGCTGACGCTGTGCGTAACCCCGGCCAATGTCTATATGTGGTGGCATGCCGAAAATTTTCCACACGTGCCCGAGATTTTGCTGCTGTTGCGCCTGCCGTTACAGGTGTTGCTGATCCTGTGCATTGCGTGGAGTACGAATCTGATCGGTGCTCGGCGTCATGATGTGTCGTAAACAGGACCTTGGCTTGCCTGACGGTGTGTACAATGGCCGGCCAATTTTGATCGATGATGGCCGTGCCTCATGTCCGGTGATATCCACCTTGAAACCATCGAGACGCCCGACGGCGTCAGTTGTTTTAACTGCGAGGCGTGCTGCTGCCGGCTATTGGTGATGCTCGATGATGATGATCTGGCCCGCGGTGTCCCTCAGGGGCTGCTCGATGAAGATGAGTGGGGCGGTGTGGTGATGCGCCAGGATGAAGAAGGCTGGTGCGCGGCGGTGGATCGCAACACCATGCTGTGCAGCATTCATCCGCGTCGCCCGCAGGTCTGTCGCGACTTCGATGAGGCCAGCTTTGAGTGTCGTGAAGAGCGCGCGCTGTTCGGGCTGGTCGACTGACCCCTTTATATGGTGACCGGCGCCCAAAGAGACCGGACGTCGCTGTTTTCTCTTTTTTCTGACAGGTATGTCATGGCCAAGCTGAGTGAAATTGATACCGCCGATATTCCCGGCGGGCGTGGGCAGCTGCGGCTGTTACAGCGTAACGACGAGTTCTCGATTCGTATCGCCGGCAAGCCCGGTGAGTTGATGAATACCCGGTTGCACGGCTCCGAGGACGCCCTGGCAGAGCTTGCCTGTGAGCGGGTGCGCGAAAACCCGAATGTGCGGGTGCTGGTCGGCGGGCTGGGCATGGGCTTTACCCTGGCAGCAGCACTGGCGACGCTCGGCGCTGAGGCGGAGGTCGTGGTGGCAGAGCTGGTGCCCGGCGTGGTCGAGTGGAATCGTGGTCCGCTGGGCGCAGCGGCCGGCTATCCGATTCGTGATTCACGCTGTCAGATTCTCGTTGAGGACGTCGCGGATGTGCTGGCGCGCAGCGAGGGCGGCTTTGACGCCATCATGCTCGATGTCGATAACGGCCCCGAGGGGCTGACCCAGCGTGACAATGACCGACTATATAGCGCCAGAGGGCTTGAAAGCATTCAGCGGGCACTGCGTCCTGACGGTGTGCTGGCGGTCTGGTCGGCAGGGATGGACCCCGGTTTCAGCGAGCGGTTAAAGCGCGCCGGGCTATGTGTCGAGGAACACATGGTGCGCGCCCATCGCCCCGGCAAGGGCGCGCGCCATACCATCTGGCTGGCCTGGTAGGGATCGATAAGGTGTCGTGGCTCGAGTTGGGTATGACGTTATTCATGCCTGAGCGCCTGGCTCACTGTCACGCGGTGAACTAATCTGATGCCAACGCAGGAACGCGTTACCCATCGGCCTTCAGGGCGGCCGCCTTCATGACAACGCAAGGGGCAAGACATGCGCAATATCATCTATCTCATCGGTCTGGTGGTCGTGGTGCTTTTCATCCTGTCCTTTCTGGGGCTGCGTTAAACGTCGATCGCTTTCGTCAATAACGCTGCACAAAAATGCCCCGGGGAGTGACTCCCCGGGGCATTTGTTTGTCTATTGGACTGTGGCATAACGAAAATACGCGGATTCCCGACAGGAGAGAGCAGCATGCTGAGCACCATCAATGAGTTTTTCGAGCGCATGAGCGGACGCTCGCCGAGTGACCAGGATCATGAAATGACGCTGGAGCTGGCGGTGGCAGCGCTGATGTGTGAGGTCATGCGTGCAGATGGCGAGATGAAGGATGTTGAGCAGCAGACACTGCGCGACATGCTCAAGCGTCGATTTGATCTTGAGGAAAGCGCGGTGGAAACCCTGGTCGACATGGCTCGTCAGCAGGTCAGGGCGTCGGTGGATCACTACCAGTTTGTGCGCCTGATCCGGGATGAATATGACTATCCACAGAGGGTGGCGCTGATTGGCCGGCTCTGGCGCATGGCCTATGCCGATGGTGAGCTGGATCCGCAGGAGGAGGGACGGGTGCGCAAGCTGGCCGAGCTCCTTTACGTCGATCATGCCGATTTCATCATGCAAAAGCTTGAAGTACAGCAGGCGCTGGGCCTTGAGTAGTATTCTCTCGCTTTGCAGTCCTTTCATCCGGCTGCACTGGTGGTGATGTCCGATAGCGTCACTGATGCGAGAGCAAAAGCGTAAATCCGGCAGCGCTACGGTTTTTACAGGCATGCCTGCCGGTCGCCAACACCATTCGAGACACACAACGCATGCAGATATCCCGTCACATTGCCATCGACGACAGCGAGTTCGAGATGCACGCCATCCGTTCTCAGGGCGCCGGCGGCCAGAACGTCAATAAGGTGGCCTCGGCCATTCATCTGCGCATGGACATACAAAACAGCAGTCTGGCGCAGGAGTACAAGGATCGGCTGCTGGCGCTCAATGATCATCGCATTACGGCCAGCGGGCTGATCATCATCAAGGCACAGTCCCAGCGCACCCAGGAACTCAATCGTCAGGAAGCTCAGGCGCGCCTTCGCGCGTTGATCAAGTCGGTGATCTACACCGCCAGACCGCGCAAGGCGACAAGGCCGACGCTGGGGTCCAAAAAGCGCCGTCTGGAAGGCAAGAAGCAGCGCGGTCAGAAAAAGGCCCTGCGCGGGCGAGTGGATCATTGAGTGACTGTCTCACTGAGACGAAAGATGAAGACCTGAAGGGGCAGGTAGCGCCCATATCCGAGTGTTTCACCTGGGATTGTCGGTGGGTGAGGGTTTATACTGTCGCTCAATCATGACATCACAGGTATGACCCGGGGTGTCGGCAGGAAACGGACAGGAGACAGGTAGTGCTCGAAACAGTTAAACATGTGGTGGCCGTCGCCTCCGGCAAGGGCGGTGTGGGCAAGTCCACCGTCACCGTCAATCTGGCGCTGGCGATGGCCGCACAGGGCCATCGTGTGGGCCTTCTGGACGCTGATATCTACGGCCCCAGCCAGGCGCAGATGCTGGGTATCAAGCCCGGTACTCGCCCGACCATGGTCGATGACAAGACCATGAAGCCGATCGAGGCGCATGGTCTGAAAATGATGTCGATGGCGGTGCTGGTCGATACCGAAACCGCCATGGTATGGCGCGGGCCAATGGTCGCCGGTGCCTTCCAGCAGCTTTTGACCCAGACCGGCTGGGGAGAGCTCGACTATCTCTTCATCGACATGCCACCGGGCACCGGTGACATTCAGCTGACCCTGTCCCAGCAGGTACCGGTGTCGGGTTCGGTGATCGTGACCACGCCGCAGGACATTGCGCTGCTGGATGCACGCAAGGGCATCGAGATGTTCCGCAAGGTCAACGTGCCGGTACTGGGCGTGGTGGAAAACATGAGTACGCACGTGTGCTCGAACTGTGGTCATGAAGAGGCGGTCTTCGGCGAGGGCGGTGGCGCGCGCATCGCGGCGCAATACGACACCGAAGTGCTGGGCCGTCTGCCCCTGACCATGAGTATCCGCGAGCAGGTCGATGGCGGTCGCCCGACCGTGGTCGCCGACCCGGAAAGCGACGCTACACGCGCCTTCATGGCGATCAGCGCGCGTATTGACGAGCAGCTGGGCGGCAAGACCCGCGAAAGCGGCCCGTCGATCAGCTTCGGCGAATAACGCCGTAGCCGCCTCGTTTCTCGCGGGGCGGTGCATCCCGGGCTTTGGTTCGGCGGGGTGCGCCGGTATCATGGCCGATATCACTCGTCAGGGCGGTGTTCAATGTGATGACCACACACATTGGCGCCGCGCTGACGCTTCAGCGTTATCCCCCTCTTTCAGGCATTGCGACAGGACATCCCTCGTGAGCATCAAGGCAGACAAATGGATTCGCCGCATGGCGCAGGAACACGGCATGATCGAGCCGTTCGAGTACGATCAGGTCCGCCATGCCGGTGATCAACGTGTCATCTCCTACGGTACGTCAAGCTATGGCTATGACGTGCGCTGCTCCGACGAATTCAAGGTTTTCACCAACATTCACTCGGCCACCGTCGATCCCAAGCACTTCGACGAGAAAAGCTTTGTGGACGTCAAGGGCGATGCCTGCGTCATTCCGCCCAACTCCTTTGCACTGGCGCGCACGGTGGAGTACTTCCGTATTCCGCGTAACGTGCTGACCATCTGTCTTGGCAAGTCGACCTATGCGCGCTGTGGCATCATCGTCAACGTCACGCCGCTGGAACCGGAGTGGGAAGGGCATGTGACGCTCGAGTTCTCCAATACCACCAATCTGCCGGCGCGCATTTACGCCAACGAAGGTGTGGCTCAGATGCTCTTTTTCGAGTCCGATGAGGTGTGTGATACCTCCTACAAGGACCGTGGTGGTAAGTACATGGGCCAGCGCGGCGTGACCCTGCCGCGCACC contains:
- the arfB gene encoding alternative ribosome rescue aminoacyl-tRNA hydrolase ArfB, producing MQISRHIAIDDSEFEMHAIRSQGAGGQNVNKVASAIHLRMDIQNSSLAQEYKDRLLALNDHRITASGLIIIKAQSQRTQELNRQEAQARLRALIKSVIYTARPRKATRPTLGSKKRRLEGKKQRGQKKALRGRVDH
- the dcd gene encoding dCTP deaminase — protein: MSIKADKWIRRMAQEHGMIEPFEYDQVRHAGDQRVISYGTSSYGYDVRCSDEFKVFTNIHSATVDPKHFDEKSFVDVKGDACVIPPNSFALARTVEYFRIPRNVLTICLGKSTYARCGIIVNVTPLEPEWEGHVTLEFSNTTNLPARIYANEGVAQMLFFESDEVCDTSYKDRGGKYMGQRGVTLPRT
- a CDS encoding ASCH domain-containing protein, yielding MTPAQWRFFKRYRETCVSDERSRESGVIAEAFGDTPELIDECARLVNAGIKRASCGLKVSYLAANERLPTVGQLTVVLDSLEAPVCIVALTSVTTCRFDEVTPAFAALEGEGDGTYAWWHREHVRFFQHEAAGLGVEFTDASELVLERFEKVFP
- a CDS encoding TerB family tellurite resistance protein; protein product: MLSTINEFFERMSGRSPSDQDHEMTLELAVAALMCEVMRADGEMKDVEQQTLRDMLKRRFDLEESAVETLVDMARQQVRASVDHYQFVRLIRDEYDYPQRVALIGRLWRMAYADGELDPQEEGRVRKLAELLYVDHADFIMQKLEVQQALGLE
- the metG gene encoding methionine--tRNA ligase; the encoded protein is MSNNAKRQILVTSALPYANGSIHLGHLLEYIQTDIWVRFQKSRGHECHYVCADDAHGTAIMLRAEQEGITSQQLIDRVNAEHQADFARFGVAFDNYYSTHSEENRVHSERIYRALRDGGFIATRDVEQMYDPERGMFLADRFVKGTCPKCHTDDQYGDNCEACGATYTPAELLNPVSAVSGATPVVKSSTHYFFELPKFEPFLKEWTRSDRLQPQISNKLQEWFEAGLNDWDISRDAPYFGFEIPDAPGKYFYVWVDAPIGYMASFQQLCEREGIDFDHYWKKDSTAELYHFIGKDIVYFHALFWPAMLEGANLRTPTGVNCHGFVTVNGAKMSKSRGTFIKAETYEQFLNPEYLRYYFAAKLTAGVDDLDLNLEDFAARVNSDLVGKVVNIASRCAGFVKKSGGRLSATCAEPELVQRFIDEGEAIAADFEAREFARAVRRIMALADDANGYIAEKAPWALAKEEGREQEVLDICSVGINLFRQLVVYLAPIVPTLAEGARSFLNLDTLNWASRTTVLTDHAIEKFKPLMTRVESDRIDQMIEASKEDLAVEKKLKDDAKAAQGEATSAPGDVAADSATADLEPIAPEIAIDDFAKVDLRIARIEQAEYVEGAKKLLKLTLDIGNETRTVFSGIRAQYAPEALEGRLTVMIANLAPRKMRFGLSEGMVLAAGDDDGIYLLSPDSGAKPGSRVS
- a CDS encoding YkgJ family cysteine cluster protein, encoding MSGDIHLETIETPDGVSCFNCEACCCRLLVMLDDDDLARGVPQGLLDEDEWGGVVMRQDEEGWCAAVDRNTMLCSIHPRRPQVCRDFDEASFECREERALFGLVD
- the apbC gene encoding iron-sulfur cluster carrier protein ApbC; amino-acid sequence: MLETVKHVVAVASGKGGVGKSTVTVNLALAMAAQGHRVGLLDADIYGPSQAQMLGIKPGTRPTMVDDKTMKPIEAHGLKMMSMAVLVDTETAMVWRGPMVAGAFQQLLTQTGWGELDYLFIDMPPGTGDIQLTLSQQVPVSGSVIVTTPQDIALLDARKGIEMFRKVNVPVLGVVENMSTHVCSNCGHEEAVFGEGGGARIAAQYDTEVLGRLPLTMSIREQVDGGRPTVVADPESDATRAFMAISARIDEQLGGKTRESGPSISFGE
- a CDS encoding DoxX family protein — encoded protein: MTRCTSRPATRGQRIGLAVVFSWFCLGGIAHFVWPAAFASIIPPALPFKMPAVFITGAFELLGAFGILLPRFRRAAGIGLIALTLCVTPANVYMWWHAENFPHVPEILLLLRLPLQVLLILCIAWSTNLIGARRHDVS